In one window of Musa acuminata AAA Group cultivar baxijiao chromosome BXJ3-2, Cavendish_Baxijiao_AAA, whole genome shotgun sequence DNA:
- the LOC103976107 gene encoding transcription factor ILI6: MSSRRPRSWQSSSASRITDEQINDLVSKLQAVLPEARIRRSDRVSAAKVLQETCNYIRSLHREVDDLSERLSELLASTESSSAQAAIIRSLLM; the protein is encoded by the exons ATGTCAAGCAGGAGGCCTCGATCGTGGCAGTCGAGCTCGGCGTCGAGGATCACCGACGAACAGATCAATGATCTGGTGTCCAAGTTGCAAGCAGTCCTCCCTGAGGCCCGCATTCGCAGATCCGATAGA GTGTCGGCAGCCAAGGTCCTGCAGGAGACCTGCAACTACATCAGAAGCCTGCACCGCGAGGTGGACGACTTGAGCGAAAGGCTCTCGGAGTTGCTCGCTTCCACGGAGTCCAGTAGCGCTCAAGCTGCCATCATTAGAAGCTTGCTCATGTAG
- the LOC135631451 gene encoding homeobox-leucine zipper protein HOX21-like produces the protein MSYNGMASSSSSFFSPNYVIHMQTPHEEEHQLSSAVAALLHNTPCNSLQDLRVMAPMIGKRSLSFSGVENGDEMHADDDFSDDGMQTGEKKRRLTVEQVRTLEKNFEQGNKLEPERKMQLARALGLQPRQVAIWFQNRRARWKTKQLEKDYDVLKRQFEAMKSENEALRAQNQKLHAEISALKGREAPELINLNKETEGSCSNRSENSSEINLDISRTSVTESPLNPHQSLPFIHSIRPADMDQLLQSSSRPEMQSPKIETGATEGSFSNLLCGMEDQSASFWPWSDHPNFH, from the exons ATGTCCTACAATGGTATGGCGTCGtcatcctcttccttcttctccccaAATTATGTGATACATATGCAAACTCCTCATGAGGAAGAACACCAACTCTCCTCTGCGGTTGCCGCCCTCCTTCACAACACCCCATGCAACAGTCTCCAAGACCTCAGAG TCATGGCTCCGATGATAGGGAAGAGATCTCTGTCCTTCTCGGGGGTCGAGAACGGCGATGAGATGCACGCCGATGATGACTTCTCGGATGACGGCATGCAGACAggcgagaagaagaggaggctcACCGTGGAGCAGGTGAGGACACTAGAGAAGAACTTCGAGCAGGGGAACAAGTTGGAGCCCGAGAGAAAGATGCAGCTGGCCCGAGCCCTGGGGCTGCAGCCAAGGCAGGTGGCCATCTGGTTCCAGAACAGGAGGGCCAGGTGGAAGACGAAGCAACTGGAGAAGGATTACGATGTCCTGAAGAGACAGTTCGAGGCCATGAAATCGGAGAATGAGGCTCTGCGCGCACAGAACCAGAAGCTCCACGCTGAG ATATCGGCGCTCAAAGGCAGAGAGGCACCGGAGCTGATCAACCTCAACAAAGAAACCGAAGGTTCATGCAGCAACAGAAGTGAGAATAGCTCCGAGATCAACTTAGATATCTCGAGAACATCGGTCACCGAGAGCCCCTTGAATCCTCACCAAAGCCTACCTTTCATTCACTCCATCAGGCCAGCCGACATGGACCAGCTCCTTCAGAGTTCTTCCAGGCCAGAGATGCAATCCCCCAAGATCGAGACCGGCGCCACCGAGGGAAGCTTCAGCAACCTGTTGTGCGGCATGGAAGACCAATCCGCCTCCTTCTGGCCATGGTCAGATCACCCCAACTTCCATTAG